One Cucumis sativus cultivar 9930 chromosome 1, Cucumber_9930_V3, whole genome shotgun sequence DNA segment encodes these proteins:
- the LOC101204647 gene encoding 9-cis-epoxycarotenoid dioxygenase NCED2, chloroplastic, translated as MVFSSTSTSPHFVLDQKGLGFPIKPINIVKKKPNQRKEVISSALKVNSPFVFHFPKQPNKGPRITEHYTFKSRHPSHWNLLQKVASTAFDILEQAFLNNHNRNLPKNFDPHFQIVGNYAPVPEQPVSHSLPVTGVIPHWINGVYLRNGANPFFQPLSGHHLFDGDGMIHAVTIGEGRASYACRFTQTERLVQEKSIGRPVFPKAVGELHGHSGIARLLLFYARGLFGLIDHRRGTGVANAGLVYFNGRLLAMSEDDLPYQVRITPSGDLITIGRYNFEGQLNSPMVAHPKIDPDSGELFALSYNFTHKPYLKHFRLTPDGKMSPEIDIPLEIPTMIHDFAITEKFVVIPDQQVVFNLQKMLSGGSPVVYDEKKNPRFGFLPKNATDSSNLTWVDSPADTFCFHLWNAWEETESDDIVVIASCMTPPDSIFNERDEEFKAVLTEIRFNLRTGKSSSRRIISESEHVNLEVGVVNRKRVGRKTQYVYLAITDPWPKACGFAKVDVSSGEVKKYIYGDERYGGEPYFLGREMGFGCEEEDDGHIMVFVHDEKKWRSELQVVNATDLKLEACVELSSRVPYGFHGTFVHANDLIHQA; from the coding sequence atGGTATTCTCATCAACTTCAACCTCACCCCACTTTGTACTTGATCAAAAGGGCTTGGGCTTTCCAATAAAACCCATAAACATTGTGAAGAAAAAGCCCAATCAAAGAAAAGAGGTGATTTCATCGGCACTAAAAGTAAACTCCCCGTTTGTGTTCCATTTTCCGAAACAGCCCAACAAAGGGCCAAGAATCACAGAACACTACACTTTCAAATCTCGTCATCCTTCCCACTGGAATTTACTCCAAAAAGTAGCTTCCACGGCCTTCGACATCCTCGAACAAGCCTTTCTAAATAACCACAACCGGAATCTTCCTAAGAACTTCGACCCACATTTCCAAATCGTCGGAAATTACGCTCCCGTTCCCGAACAACCAGTTTCTCACTCACTTCCCGTCACTGGCGTCATCCCCCATTGGATTAATGGGGTCTATCTCCGAAACGGTGCAAACCCTTTTTTCCAACCCCTCTCCGGACATCACCTTTTCGACGGCGACGGCATGATTCACGCTGTCACTATCGGTGAAGGACGTGCCAGCTACGCCTGTAGGTTCACTCAAACAGAGAGGCTCGTCCAAGAAAAATCCATTGGTCGCCCGGTGTTCCCTAAGGCCGTCGGTGAGCTTCATGGACATTCCGGCATTGCTCGTCTTCTTCTATTCTACGCTCGAGGATTGTTTGGATTAATCGACCACCGTCGCGGCACCGGAGTCGCCAACGCTGGGTTAGTTTACTTCAACGGCCGTCTACTGGCCATGTCAGAAGACGACCTTCCTTACCAAGTCCGTATCACTCCTTCCGGCGACTTGATCACCATCGGGAGGTATAATTTCGAGGGCCAACTCAATTCTCCGATGGTCGCTCACCCTAAAATCGATCCAGACTCCGGGGAGCTTTTTGCCCTTAGCTACAACTTCACTCACAAGCCGTATCTTAAGCACTTTCGGTTGACACCAGATGGTAAAATGTCGCCGGAAATCGATATTCCATTAGAAATTCCGACGATGATCCACGATTTTGCCATAACAGAGAAATTTGTCGTGATCCCAGACCAGCAAGTCGTATTCAATCTTCAGAAAATGCTCTCCGGCGGATCTCCGGTAGTGTACGACGAGAAAAAGAATCCCCGATTCGGGTTCTTACCGAAAAATGCAACGGACTCGTCGAATCTCACATGGGTTGATTCTCCCGCTGACACATTCTGTTTTCATCTGTGGAATGCGTGGGAAGAAACAGAGTCAGACGACATCGTTGTGATCGCGTCTTGCATGACCCCACCGGATTCCATTTTCAACGAACGAGACGAGGAATTCAAGGCGGTTCTAACCGAAATCCGGTTCAATTTGAGGACCGGGAAATCGTCTTCCCGGCGAATCATTTCGGAATCGGAGCACGTGAACCTAGAAGTCGGAGTCGTGAACCGGAAACGAGTCGGGAGGAAAACCCAGTACGTTTATTTGGCAATTACAGATCCGTGGCCGAAAGCGTGTGGGTTTGCGAAGGTGGATGTTTCGTCGGGAGAggtaaaaaagtatatttatgGCGATGAACGGTACGGGGGAGAGCCATATTTTTTGGGAAGAGAAATGGGTTTTGGTtgtgaggaagaagatgatgggCATATAATGGTTTTTGTCcacgatgaaaagaaatggagatcGGAGCTTCAGGTTGTGAACGCCACTGAtttgaaattggaagcttGTGTGGAGTTGTCAAGTAGAGTACCTTATGGTTTTCATGGCACGTTTGTACATGCTAATGACTTAATACATCAGGCTTAG